A region of the Candidatus Bathyarchaeota archaeon genome:
CACCGGCATCGTGCATCTCTCGCCGGGCAACGGCGAAGACGATTTCTGGGCAGCCCAGCGTCGAGGAGTCCCGATTTTTGCGCCCTTCGACGACGAAGTCAAATTCACCTCGGATGCAGGGTTATTCAATGGCGTCTTTGCACGCGACGCTGACATGCTGGTAATTGAGGAGCTGCGTGGCAGAAACAGCTTTGTGAAGATAAAGAAGCTTAAACATGAGTACCCCACCTGCTGGAGAAGCCACCATAAACTGGTTTGGCTTGCACGCAAAGAATACTTTTTGCGCACCGACAAAATCAACCAGAAAGTTCTGGAGGCAGCAAACGCCGTGGAGTACTTCTATGAGGAACCCAAAAACCGTTTTCTGGGCTTCCTTAAAGAGGGCAAACCCTGGTGTATCAGCCGCGAACGCATCTGGGGCACGCCGCTTCCGATGTGGACCTGCGAGAAATGCGGCGAAAAACGCTTCGTAGGCAGCAAAGCCGAACTCATCGAAAACGCGCAGGAGCCCGTACCGTCTGATTTTGAGTTGCATAAGCCCTGGGTTGACCGAGTCACCTTCAAGTGCCCCCAATGTGGCGGTGTGATGCGGCGCGAGGACTTTGTGCTTGATACTTGGCATAACAGCGGCGCTTCCCCCCATGCCCGCTTCACCGATGAGCAAGAAGCAAAATATGTGCCTGCAGAGTGGCTGACAGAGGGCATCGACCAAACCCGCGGCTGGGCAAACTCGCTGCTGCTGGAATCCGTAATATTCACCGGTAAACCTCAAGCGCCCTACCGTGCCTTCCTCTTCCAGGGCCTCACGCAGGATGCACGGGGCAGAAAAATGAGCAAGAGCCTAGGCAACGTTATACAAACCAACGAGTTACTCGCCAAAAACAGCGCGGACCTATGCCGATTCTACATGACCCGCAAATGCTCGCCGGTTGACTTCATGAGCTTTGACATGCAGGAGCTTAACCGCCGAAGCTACCAGGTTCTCTCCACCCTCTACCACCTCAGCCGCTTCTTCATGGAAAACGCCGCCTTCGACGGCTTCACCCCCTCCAAGTACCCCTTTGATTGGGCGCTTAAAGCCGGTAGGCTTCAACCCGCGGACATCTGGATGCTTAGTTTGCTGCAGCATCGAATCCAAGATTACACTTCTAAGCTGGAGCGCTGCGAATTCAACGCGGCTCTGGCGGTTCTCGATGACTTCGTGATTGAAACGCTCAGCCGCCTCTATGTGCCCATGATACGCAAGGAACTCTGGACCGATGACCCAGAAACATTCGAGCGCCGCCAAACCATCTATGCCCTGCTCCACAGCACCCTAAAAACCGTGACGCTGCTATTCAACCCGATTACGCCCTTCCTAGCTGAAGCGCTCTACCAGAAAATCTACCGCAAACTCGAACCAGACCTGCCCGAAACAGTAAACCTGGCTGCTTGGCCCACACCCAACGCCAAGGCACGCAACGAGCAGATGGAGGCGCAGTTTGAGGTGCTGCTTAAGGTTGTGTCGGTTTCGTTTGCTGCGCGGCAACAGGGCAAACTCAAGCGACGCTGGCCCCTTGCAAAGGCCATAGTCGTTGCGCCCCAGAAAACCCTGGATGCGCTTAAACCGCTTGAGGGGCTGCTTTTGGAGCAAACCAACGTTAAAAGCGTCGAGTACGCTGAGTCCGTGCCTGATTTCGTGGGCGGAGAAAGCTGGGTGTCTAGCCAAGAGGACGATTTAACGGTGTTTCTGAGTGGTCAACGCGACGAAACCCTGCTGGGCGAAGGCATCATGCGGGATCTGGCGCGTCGGGTTCAGGCGCTGCGTAAAGAAATGGGGTTTGTCCCCACTGAGGTGCTTGAGTCGGTGCATATCGCTGAGTTGGATGCGGAGAGCGCGGGGCTGCTGGAGCGGTACCTAGAAGAGATGGCTGGGTTGGTGCGTGCCCGAAAAGTTTACCTGCACATCAGTCGAGGCGAAGTTGAAGCGGACTGGCATGAATCTGAGCTTGACGGCAAAAAAATCTACATAAACATCCATTAGGCGACGGCTATGACGCAGAACAACAATCAATACCTCAAATGCCCCCACTGCAACTGCATCTTTTTTTCACAAGCCGACTTAGAGCGGCATATGGCCGCGTTTAGCCAAGCTAAAGGCGAACATCAATTCCGCTACACAAAAACCCATGGCCGACTCGAACACGGCTACGGCGGCGACCAATAAGCTGCTACACCACCAGCCTCTATCCCCCTTGTATAATAAAGCCAAAACGGACTTTTACCCTCACACGGCGGCGCGGATGCTTTGGCGGGGCCGGCACTGCTCAGGGCAGCCCAGGAAAAATAGGGCAGCATCCACCGCTACCAGGGCAGATACTCCGCGTTAATCGTGGTGCTGTAGCTGGGCGAAAAGTACACCGAACACTCATAAGAGTAACCGTCATAGGTCCCGGTAAAATCACACAGATAAGCAGTCAAAAACCAGTACTCACTATAAACACTGTAATCAACCGTCACCCAATGATCCCTCCCCACAGCCACCTGCAAAGACACAGGCGCCACACCCACATAGTAGCCATCAACATAAACCGCAGGCGCATACGGATAATCCGGACC
Encoded here:
- the ileS gene encoding isoleucine--tRNA ligase, translating into MTAPHPAPQNQSLPPNYTPLELEKEIREFWIQNQIREKLEALQNSSSIKGNLGYVEGPPTLNGIPHIGHARGRIMKDIRYRWKTMEGYYMPFWAGWDCQGLPVELEVEKLLGVRNKRESIEKYGMERFILECKKAIMRYHQMWLEADGKLGVAINQEKAYWTYTDSYIEREWQILKAAWDQKLLEEGHYVVAYCPGCQTSLSSAEVGYEGSYKEVEDPSLYFKFKVTGTQNEYFLVWTTMPFTVITDTMLAVQPQAQYAKVQVGDEVWIMVRPRVESLMAELDIKTYQITQTLPGLELEGKAYDYPLKDVIPKQAELETKHPLVHHVVGEDFVDVETATGIVHLSPGNGEDDFWAAQRRGVPIFAPFDDEVKFTSDAGLFNGVFARDADMLVIEELRGRNSFVKIKKLKHEYPTCWRSHHKLVWLARKEYFLRTDKINQKVLEAANAVEYFYEEPKNRFLGFLKEGKPWCISRERIWGTPLPMWTCEKCGEKRFVGSKAELIENAQEPVPSDFELHKPWVDRVTFKCPQCGGVMRREDFVLDTWHNSGASPHARFTDEQEAKYVPAEWLTEGIDQTRGWANSLLLESVIFTGKPQAPYRAFLFQGLTQDARGRKMSKSLGNVIQTNELLAKNSADLCRFYMTRKCSPVDFMSFDMQELNRRSYQVLSTLYHLSRFFMENAAFDGFTPSKYPFDWALKAGRLQPADIWMLSLLQHRIQDYTSKLERCEFNAALAVLDDFVIETLSRLYVPMIRKELWTDDPETFERRQTIYALLHSTLKTVTLLFNPITPFLAEALYQKIYRKLEPDLPETVNLAAWPTPNAKARNEQMEAQFEVLLKVVSVSFAARQQGKLKRRWPLAKAIVVAPQKTLDALKPLEGLLLEQTNVKSVEYAESVPDFVGGESWVSSQEDDLTVFLSGQRDETLLGEGIMRDLARRVQALRKEMGFVPTEVLESVHIAELDAESAGLLERYLEEMAGLVRARKVYLHISRGEVEADWHESELDGKKIYINIH